From the Lactobacillus johnsonii genome, the window ACAAATTATTCACTTTGTAGATGGCGATAATAACAAGCCACTTAAGGATCCAAATATTCAAACTTATGAATTCAAGATTACTAATGGTGTGCCAAACGAATCCAGTCATACCTTTACTCTAGTTAATGTACCGGTGATTCCAGGATATGTTGCAGAAATTAAGTCTGCTGGTGGAAAGACGGTAACTCCAGATAAGCCTCTTGCAGAAGTAACAGTTGTTTACCATAAGATCGGTAAGATCGTTCCAGTTGATCCAAATGGAAATCCAATTCCAAATGTACCAACTCCAAGCTACACTAACGATCCGACAGATCCAACTAAGGTAGTACCAAATGAACCGGTGCCAGCTATTCCTGGAAAGACACCAGATAAGACGACAGTAACTCCAGTTGATCCAACTAAGGATACACCTGTTGTTTACAAGGATGATAAAGTACCACCTGCTCCAAATACACAAAAAGCTGTAGTTAACTTTATTGATGTTAATACTGGAAAAATTATCAGTACTTCTGGTATTTTAAGTGGTCGCCCAGGAGAAGATATTAATAAGTTATTCTCGTCTGCTGAAGTAATTAAGCAATTAGAGGCTGCAGGTTACGAAGTTGTTTATAATGCATTTGACGGCGATGGTGTGACTAAGTACTTTGACAATGATGGCAATACGGTACAACAATTTACTATTGCTTTGAAACTGAAAGAAAAAGCTAAGACGCCAGATCCCGTTCTTCCTGATCCAGAAGTTCCTGTAGAAAAGGAAACTCGATCTGAACAACCAGTTAAGCAAAATGTTGCTGTTCCTACTCCAGAAAAACCTGTAGAAAAGAAGACTACTGACAATAAGGAAGTCTTACCGCAAACAGGTGCTGATAGTAATGAAGCGGCTACTATTTTAGGTGCCGTAGCAACAGCAATTGGCATGACAAGCTTGATTGGCGCAAAGAGACGCAAGAAAGATGATAAATAATTTTTTAAATTAAATATCTTTTTTCAAAATTAGCTAGTAAAAAGGCGTTGAGACTTGATTCTCAGCGCCTTTTTTTAATACATTCTATTTATAATAGTGGATCCATATAAGAAAAGACATACAATATATAAAGTAATTCACGTTAACAAGGGGGCATGAAATATATGGATAATTTAAGTGAGAAAGTTGCATCAGTAGCTGTAAAATATACGGATTTAGATAATAATCTGGCTGAACTTTTTACTTCTGAAAACTTGACAGGAAATATTGGCGATAAAATTAATTACAGCACAGCAGATGAAATAAAAAATTTAACTAATCAAGGATATGTATTAGTTAATGATCCCTTTGATAGTAAAGGAAAAGAACCGGTATTTAGTGAAGATCAAGACAGTTACATGGTTACCTTTAAGCATGGGAGAGAGCAAGTTACAGTTGATAATCTAAAATATGGCTGCAAGCTTGAAGATCTTCAAGTAAAAGGTACTCAAACTGTTCATTATGTTGGCGCGGGTAGTCGAACTCCTAGGGATGAAGTATCAACAATTACTTTTAATCGGATTTTAGTCTATGATCGTGTGACTGGCAAAAAGATTGGTAGTAAGGGCTGGGAAAAAGTTGAGCAGTCTTTTCCAGTAGTTGCGGCACCAAGTATTTTAGGTTATGTTCCCGATCAAGTTTTAGTTGGTGGAAAAACAGTTACTGCTGATGAACCAAATCGTGAATACACTATTACCTATCAAGTTAATGAACATATTTCAAACAAAGAACAGAAGGCAGAAGTTAAATATCTTGATATTGATAGCAATAATGAAGAAATTGTTGAATCTAAAATTTTAACTGGGGCTCCAAATACAAAAATTGACTATAGTACAATTGATCAATTGAAAGAGTTAGACACAAAGGGCTATGAAGTAGTAAGTAATGGCTTTGATGCTAATGGTGATATTCAATTCTTTGATACAAGTGACGACTATGTTCAAACCTTTATTGTCACCTTAAGACATAAGCAAGTACTGGTTAACGAAGAAAATCCACTTGATGGTATTGATGAGTCAGAATATCACAAGATAAGTAAACGAGTTATAGCTTATAGTGGTGCTGATGATCAGACACCAGAAGAAGTGGTACAGCAAGTAAACTGGAGTAGAGATCTTACAGTTGATGCTGCAACTAAGCGAATTATTTCTGATGGAAAATACACAACTGAATGGAAGCCAGAGCAAAAAACATATTCAGCAATTTCTGTACCAGCAGTAAGCGGATATCATACTTATATAAAAGAAATGCCTGAGGAAAAGGTAAGACTTGCTAACGTAACTGAAAAAATTAGATATGTAAAAAATGGCTATGTCATTCCTATTGATGAGAGCGGACAAAAGATTGATATTCTACCTAAATTACGTTTTGTTTCAGATAAAAATGATCCCACTCTAGTATCTTTGCCTAAAAATAATCTAAAAGATGAGGAATACGAGCCAGAATCTGTTGATTTTGCAAAAATTGATCCAGCAAAAGACATAGAAGTTAAGTATGTTTTAAGGCATAAATATGTGGCCGTAAATAAAGATAATTCTCATTTTGATGTTAATCCTGGTGCATATCGCCGGACTGCTACAGCTTTAGTTCGTTATGACGGAGCTGGTGTTAAGAATCCTAATGATGCGATCCAAACAGTTCAATGGAATAGAGATATCACTTATGATGAGGTAACAAAAGAAATCTTAGAAGATGGAAAATATACTACTGAGTGGAAAGCAGATAAAGAGTACTTTGAAGCAGTAGATACACCAGTAATATCCGGTTTTACGGCTGATATTGGGGTTGTTGCTAAGCATGATGTAACGCAAAGCGATCTTTTTGCGACAGTAACTTACAAAAAGAATGGTGCGATTATTCCCGTTGATGAAGAGGGACAGGAAATTTCTGAAGCTAAACCAGTTCCATTTCTTAATGATTTAACTGACCCAACTAGAGTCTTGGCAACGGAAGAAGTGCCTGAAATAGAAGGATATCGCCGTACTCAAGAGACTGTTTTAATTAAAGATCCAGTAGCAGATATTAAAGTTAAATACATTCTAAAGCCACGTTATGTTCAAGTTAATAGCGAGCATCCCTATCGAACAGTTAAGCCGCATCATTACAGTATTCCGGTTAAAGAGACGATTCATTATGTCGGAGCTAGCGACAAAACACCAGTAGATCGAATTCAAGGCGCACGCTGGAATAGATCTTTAACTGTAAATGATAATAATGGAAAGGTGATTAAGGATGG encodes:
- a CDS encoding mucin-binding protein; protein product: MDNLSEKVASVAVKYTDLDNNLAELFTSENLTGNIGDKINYSTADEIKNLTNQGYVLVNDPFDSKGKEPVFSEDQDSYMVTFKHGREQVTVDNLKYGCKLEDLQVKGTQTVHYVGAGSRTPRDEVSTITFNRILVYDRVTGKKIGSKGWEKVEQSFPVVAAPSILGYVPDQVLVGGKTVTADEPNREYTITYQVNEHISNKEQKAEVKYLDIDSNNEEIVESKILTGAPNTKIDYSTIDQLKELDTKGYEVVSNGFDANGDIQFFDTSDDYVQTFIVTLRHKQVLVNEENPLDGIDESEYHKISKRVIAYSGADDQTPEEVVQQVNWSRDLTVDAATKRIISDGKYTTEWKPEQKTYSAISVPAVSGYHTYIKEMPEEKVRLANVTEKIRYVKNGYVIPIDESGQKIDILPKLRFVSDKNDPTLVSLPKNNLKDEEYEPESVDFAKIDPAKDIEVKYVLRHKYVAVNKDNSHFDVNPGAYRRTATALVRYDGAGVKNPNDAIQTVQWNRDITYDEVTKEILEDGKYTTEWKADKEYFEAVDTPVISGFTADIGVVAKHDVTQSDLFATVTYKKNGAIIPVDEEGQEISEAKPVPFLNDLTDPTRVLATEEVPEIEGYRRTQETVLIKDPVADIKVKYILKPRYVQVNSEHPYRTVKPHHYSIPVKETIHYVGASDKTPVDRIQGARWNRSLTVNDNNGKVIKDGKYTTAWTVDKKEYSAVVTPVVDGYHADQYQVKEHKVERENIDVVVKYHQNGQIIPVNSKGEKINHADHPVYITDTTDATKVLMEQPAPRILDYMPKNSSVVVKDPSRDTKVIYYTFDEIKELVSDKKLKTKIESVDGKSTLSNVVSLPGNDNKRKAIVTFVDLSNNAVQIASSNVLSGNVGDKITDLYSTAKQIKELEQAGYEVVYNGFDPKGATKYFEKDQKTVATFTVAVEKTKKVDAKEENKAEITSKKEATQADGQNEQDHKVLKHIFPWMK